From Oncorhynchus mykiss isolate Arlee chromosome 6, USDA_OmykA_1.1, whole genome shotgun sequence, the proteins below share one genomic window:
- the LOC118964794 gene encoding vicilin-like seed storage protein At2g18540 yields MFERDQEEENIWKQKQIDMEEGRERENKRQREIEEIHRRQQQEERQKQKEKEKEREKDNDNRREMELKDQQQKEMEKEKMIMREREEAGRRKEGQKNILGEIEGQNELEIEQEREMEEKQEVIKEAEEEYREREERGKEVSMKKHVVVNVKAKAREVFNRRKERRLEVLKGEREHIERGQQIRREKEERRLEMERKQERARQQEEQDKKREIEIARQKEMLRLREEERQREEEREEERKKAIKCLLSLIREREEIIQAKKREEMVEEERREILEYKRGDLEEEEKEDDKEDILPPDKSIRRRTVGWVNKKWEKRNLRKIERTYQREAEEGHKIVHIAIPGHTRLTSTMTRAEREREKRKELLKAEERRKKMEDFNKQWRERSLLKKQTHQQLKEERERMKENYLEQMNLEADAQINNRCLTTQHSHDYNHGQELPCWATGQQVSQEPTGSADGHQERPRRQQAWAENQEGSSENQQEGPENHQGGPDSQKLEAPEEVETSERISKTKKKPSIWKKIRMR; encoded by the exons ATGTTTGAGAGagatcaagaagaagaaaatatatgGAAACAGAAGCAAATTGAcatggaggagggaagagagagggagaacaagagacagagagagatagaagagatacACAGACGACAAcaacaagaggagagacagaaacaaaaggagaaggagaaagaaagggagaaagacaaTGACAATCGGAGAGAGATGGAATTAAAAGATCAGcaacagaaagagatggagaaagaaaagatgattatgagagaaagggaggaagcagGAAGAAGAAAGGAAGGGCAGAAAAATATTTTGGGGGAAATTGAGGGACAGAATGAACTGgagatagaacaggagagagagatggaagaaaagCAGGAAGTGATtaaggaagcagaggaagagtacagggaaagagaagagagaggaaaggaagtaaGCATGAAGAAACATGTAGTAGTTAATGTTAAAGCAAAAGCACGGGAAGTCTTCAATAGGCGtaaagagaggaggttagaagTGTTGAAGGGGGAACGAGAACACATAGAAAGAGGACAACAaatcaggagggagaaggaggaaagacGGCTGGAGATggaaagaaaacaggagagggcAAGACAACAAGAGGAGCAGGATAAAAAACGAGAGATTGAAATTGCTAGACAGAAAGAAATGTTGAGactaagagaggaggagaggcagagagaggaagagagagaggaggagagaaagaaagccaTTAAATGCCTTTTATctttaatcagagagagagaagaaataatACAGGCAAAAAAAAGAGAGGAGATGGTGGAAGAGGAAAGAAGGGAGATCCTTGAGTACAAGAGGGGTgacttagaggaggaggagaaggaagatgaCAAGGAGGACATTCTCCCACCCGATAAAAGTATCCGAAGGAGAACCGTGGGCTGGGTGAATAAAAAATGGGAGAAGAGGAAcctcagaaagatagagagaacgtatcagagagaggctgaggagggccATAAGATCGTCCACATAG CCATCCCTGGACACACAAGGCTAACATCCACCATGAcccgggcagagagagagagggagaagaggaaggagctGCTGAAGgctgaggagagaaggaagaagatGGAGGATTTCAATAAGCAGTGGAGAGAGCGGTCTCTGCTTAAAAAACAGACTCATCAAcaactgaaggaggagagggagaggatgaaggaaAACTACCTGGAGCAGATGAATCTGGAGGCTGATGCTCAAATCAACAACCGGTGTCTAACCACCCAACACAGCCACGATTACAACCACGGTCAGGAGTTGCCCTGCTGGGCCACAGGCCAACAAGTAAGCCAAGAGCCCACTGGATCTGCTGATGGCCACCAGGAAAGGCCAAGGAGGCAACAGGCATGGGCAGAGAACCAGGAGGGGAGTTCAGAGAACCAGCAGGAGGGGCCAGAGAACCATCAGGGGGGGCCAGACAGCCAGAAGCTAGAAGCTCCAGAAGAGGTTGAAACATCAGAGCGAATATCCAAGACAAAGAAAAAGCCAAGCATCTGGAAGAAAATTAGGATGAGGTAA